CAGGGTGCCCGCCATGGTGGCGAGCCGCTGGAACAGGGTGACCGCCTCGCCCGCCGGATGCTGGCCGCTGGCCTGGGCCAGCATGGCCTCCAGGCTGGCATGGGGCACGAGGATGGAGCCCGAGGCGTCGAAGGCGCGGTCCTCCAGCGAAATCCGGGAGGTGCCGGCTCTGGGCGCCAGGTGGAGGTTCAGCCCGGTGGGCGTCGCGGAGTCACCCTCGGGAACCCACCTCACCATCGCCTCCCCCAGGAGGACCGTGTCCCCGGGATGGAGGGGCGCGGGCTCGGCCAGGGTCACGCCGTTCAGGGAGGTCCCGTTGAGGGACTTCATGTCCATCACATGGGGCTGGCCAGCCTTGAGGAAGATGCGGGCATGGACCCGGCTCACGGCGTTGGCCTGGATTCGGATGGTGGCCTGGTCCCCCCGGCCGATGGTCACGCCATCCTCCGTGAGGGTCACGGGATGCAGGGCACCGTCAACCTGGAGGGTGAGTTTCATGGCCAATCCGGAGGGAGTGTTGAGTTTAACACGCGCTGTAGGCCTCTTCGGCCAGGCGCGGTATTCTATGAGGTTCCACCTGAAGGTGGCTGGAGATCCGTTGACCAAAGTCGGTTTCATGTCCCTGGGCTGCCCCAAGAACCTGGTGGATTCGGAAGTCATGCTGGGCCACCTGCGGCTCAAGGGCTACCAGATCACCCCCGTGCTGGAAGAGGCCCAGGTGCTGGTGGTCAACACCTGCGGCTTCATCGACGCCGCCAAGCAGGAGAGCGTCGAGGCCATCCTCCAGGCCGCGTCCATGAAGAAGGAGGGCGCCTGCGAGAAGCTCATCGTGGCGGGCTGCCTGGTGGAGCGGTACCGGGACGAGCTCATGACCGAGCTGCCGGAGATCGACGCCTGTATCGGCACCCGCGACATCGAGCAGATCGCCGAGGTCATCGGCGCCGGTGCGGCCTTTGAGCTGAACCCCAATCCCGACTACCTCTACACCGAGGCCAGCCCCCGGATGCTCACCACGCCCAAGGCCAGCGCCTACCTGAAGATCAGCGAGGGCTGCGACCATGCCTGCGCCTTCTGCGTCATCCCGCAGCTCCGGGGCGCCCAGCGGAGCCGCAGCATCGAGAGCGTGGTGGCCGAGGCGAAGAACCTGGTGGCCCAGGGCGTGCTGGAGATCAGCCTCGTGGGCCAGGACACCACGGACTACGGCCGCGATTTCGGGGATCCCGACGCCCTGGAGAAGCTGGTGCGCGCCCTCGGCTCCGTGGAAGGCCTGCGCTGGTTCCGCATCCACTACGCCTATCCCAACCGCCTCACCGACGGTCTGCTCCACGCCATGGCCGACACGCCCAACTGCGCCCGCTACCTGGACATGCCCCTGCAGCACGCGGACGCCGCCATCCTCAAGGCCATGGCCCGGGGCGGCAGCCGGACGCAGTTCCTGAAGCTCCTCGAGAAGGTGCGCCGCATCGTGCCGGGCATCGCCATCCGGTCGAACTTCATCGTGGGCTTCCCCGGCGAGGACGAAGCCGCCTTCGAGGAGCTGAAGGCCTTCGTGCAGGAGGCCCGCTTCGACCATGTGGGTGTCTTCACCTACAGCCCCGAGGAGGGCACCACCGCCCACGGCCTGGGCGATCCCGTCGCGAAGCGCACCAAGGAGGCCCGCAAGCGGCGCATCCTCGAGCTGCAGCAGAAGATCGCCCGGGAGAAGAACCAGGAGAAGGTGGGCACGGTCATCGACGTGCTGGTGGAAGGCGCCCACGAGGAGACGGATCTCCTCGTGAAGGGCCGCCACCAGGGCCAGGCCCCCGAGATCGACGGCAACGTGCTGCTGGTGGATGGCGCCCCCCAGGTGAACACCATCCAGCGGGTGCGCATCGTGAAGGCCCACGCCTACGACCTCATCGGCGAGGTGGAAGAGGGCGGCCTGGAAGCCACCACCGCGGCCTACGAAGCCTCCTTCCGGGCGAAACGGGCCTAAACGGACTCCGAAAGTCCTCGTAGGACCTTGAGAACCGTTCTCCGGGGATCCTTCATGCGCCATCCGGCCCTGGCCTTTGCCTGCCTGCCCATCCTGGCCTCCCAGGCCCCCCATCCGCCCCACCTGGCCATCCCCCGGCTGGCCCAGGCGCCTTCCATGGCCCGCGACGCGGACCTCTCCACCTGGAAGGAGGCCCTGGTCATCACCGAGTTCGGCATGATCATGCCGGACGACAAGGGCGAGAACCGCTGGCCCACCATCGTCCATGTGGGCTGGGGCCCCGATGCGCTCTACGTCGCCGTGGAGGCCAGGGACCCGGAGCCCTCGAAGATCCATGCCGCCCGCCACATGCGCGACACCAACAACGGCGACTTCGACTTCGTGGGCGTGGACCTGGATCCCTCCGGCAAGGGCCAGAGCATCGCACGCTTCTTCGTGACGCCCCTGGGCGGCCAGATTGACGAGATCATGACGGACAGCACCGGGGAGAACGCTTCCTACGACTGCCTCTGGGACTCCACCGGCGTGCTGACGCCGGACGGCTACGTCGTGAAGATGCGCATCCCCTACAGCAGCCTGCGCCGGCGGCCCGGCGACTGGGCCTTCCGCATCCTGCGCATCATCCCCCGGGAGCGGCGCTACGGCATCTCCTGGCCCCGTATGAGCAAGGACGTGCAGTGCGACATCTGCCAGATGGCCCGGGTCTCCGGCGCCCCGGTGGACAAGCCGGGCTCGCCCTTCCTGGTGATCCCCTTCGCCACCTACAGCCGCACCCAGTCGCTGGAGACGGACCCGGTCGCACCGGTGGAATCCAAGGCCCGCCTGGGCATGGATGTCCGCTACGCCACCACGGCCCTGACCTTCGAGGGCACCTACCGCCCCGACTTCGCCACGGCGGACGCTGACGTGGACCCGCTCCAGATCAACAGCCGCTTCAGGGTGTTCTACCCCGAGCGCCGGCCCTTCTTCCTGGAGGGCATGGACCTGCTCTCCCCGCCTTCCGCCCAGCGGCAGTTCTTCAGCCGCTCCATCCAGAGCCCCCTCTACGGCCTCAAGGCCTCGGGCCAGGGCTCCCTCGCCAGCTGGACCGTGCTCCACGCCAAGGACGACGACGGTGGCCTGATGCTGAGCGCCAATGGCGCCCGGGGCGTCGAGGGGCTGCCCACCCGCGACACGGCGGCGGCCCTGCGCTTCCAGCTGGATGGCCGGGGCTCGGGCCTGTCCTTCCTCGGCACGGACAAGCGCCTGCAGGGGGGGCCGGACGCCGCCGGTGGGCTCATCGGCGGCCAGAGCGGAGGCCTCTACCTGGATCAGTATCTGGGCTCCGAGTTCCACTTCATCGGCAGCGCCATGACCGCCACCTCGCATCTCCCCCAGGCCGACGGCAGCCTCCTCTCCCAGCGCGGCACCTCCACCTCCGCCGAGCTGGACTGGAACACCCGCCACTGGTTCGCCTACGCCATCAACCAGACCACCAGCCCCGGCCTCGTCCTGGTGTCGGGCTTCACGGACCTCCGGGGCTACCGCCAGCAGACCGCCGCCATCGGGTGGCAGGGCAACTGGAACGGCGGCCGGTTCTCCCAGGCGAACGCCAGCCTGCGCGGGCGGCGCCTCTCCTGGTGGGACGGCAACCCCTTCGACCGCGCCGTGGGCCTGAGCGCCTATGTGGAAACCGCCGACCGCTGGGCCTGGAGCGTGGACTGGGACATCGCGGGGCGCACCTGGGCCAACGATGAGGTGACCTCCAACGCCACCCGCAACATCAACATGGCCCTGAGCTGGAAGAAGTTCAGCTGGGCCCAGATGCTGGCGCGGGTCGTCCAGGGGCGCACCATCGACCTCGCCACCGGCGCCCCGGCCCGCCTCCACACCACCAGCTTCAGCTCCCACGGGGCCCTCGGGGACGTGTGCTATGACCTGACGGCGCAGAAGACGGAGCTGAACCGCGAGTCCGACGACCTCCTGCTCGTGCGGGCCCGGAAGCTGACCACCACGGCCACCTACCAGATGCCGCGCTTCTTCTACCTGAAGGCCCAGGCCTTCGTGGTGCGGTACGACGGCTCGGAGATCGACGGCGTGGACAAGTTCCTCAAGGCCTTCCTGGGCTGGCAGCCCAATGCCTTCACCAACGCCTATGTGGGCTGGTCCGGCCAGCGGCGGCGGGATCCCCTCGCCATCGCCCCCGCCGAGCGGATGGTGGAGCGGGGGCTCTTCGCCAAGCTGGCCTGGGCCATGCAGTTCTGAAGCGGGGGAAGGCTACACTGGTGGGATGCTGCAGTTCCGCAACCTGACCCGCGCCTATGAACTCGGCGGCGAGCGCGCCGGCGTGTTCGGCGTATCGCTGGCGGTGCCGAAGGGCTGCCTCGCCGTCCTGGCGGGGCCCAGCGGCAGCGGCAAGACCACCCTGCTCCAGCTGGCGGGCCTGCTGGATCAGCCCGACGAGGGCGCCGTCCTTCTGAATGGACAGGAAGTGTCCAGCCTTTCCGAGCGGGAGCGCTGCGATCTGCGCCTGCGGCACCTGGGTTTCGTGTTCCAGGCCTTCAACCTTGTGCCCGTGCTGTCCGCGCTGGAGAACGTGATGCTGCCCCTGCACCTCCAGGGCATCGCCGAAGCCGAAGCCCGCCGCCGCGCCGAGCGGGCCCTTGACCGCGTGGGCCTCGCAGACCGCCTGCACCACCGCCCGGGCCAGCTCAGCGGCGGCCAGCAGCAGCGCGCCGCCATTGCCCGTGCGCTGGCCCCGGATCCCCTGCTGGTGCTCGCCGACGAACCCACCGCCAGCCTCGACCATGCCCACGGCGGGCCGCTCATGGACCTCATGGCCGAGCTGGCCGCCGAGCGCGGCGCCACCTTCCTCGTGGCCAGCCACGATCCCGCCGTCATCGCGCGGGCCAACCACGTCTTCCGCCTCGCCGACGGCAGGCTCATCGAGGAGGAGCACCTGTGATCCTCCCGCGCCTGGCCCTCCGCAACCTGCTGCGCCAGCGGCGCCGCACGGCGCTCACCCTGATGGTGGTGGTGGCGGGCTTCCTGGCCCTGGCCCTGGCCGGGGGCTTCATGGCCCAGACCTTCCAGGGCCTGTCCGATTCGGCCATCCGCGGCGGCCTGGGCCACCTCCAGGTGATGCCGCCGGGGGCCATGGAGGGTGACGAGGCCCAGAGCCTGGAGAAGGCCCTGCCCGATGGCGAAGCCCTGGCGGCCCGGCTCCGCCGGGATCCCGCCGTGGCGGAGGTCCTGCCCCGCACCCAGTTCATGGGGCTGCTGTCCAGCGGCGCGAAGAGCGTGGCCTTCCTGGGCACGGCCGTGGACCCCGTGCTCGAGCCGCAGCACATGGCCTGCCTCGGGGCGCTGAAGGATGGCGCCAAGGCGCCGGGCGGCGCAGGCTCCCGCTGGCTCTCCGTGGACCCGTCGGCCCGGGAGGTGGTCCTCGGCGCGGGCCTGGCCCGCAGCCTGGGCGCCTCCGTGGGCAGCGCGCTCACCCTCATGTCCACCACCCGCGATGGCGCCTTGAACGCCGTGGACGTCGAGGTGGTCGGCCTCCAGGACCTGGGCCTGAGGGAGCTGAACGACCGTCTCCTCACCGTGAGCCTGGCCACCGCGGGCCAGCTGGTGGATGCCGGCCCCGCCCGGTCGCGGCTGTCCGTCGTGCTGAAGCGGCCCCAGGACACCGCCGCCGAGCTGGCGCGGATCCAGGCCCTCCTGCCGGAAACGTCCGTGAAGCCCTGGTTCGAGCTGGCCTCCTTCTATCGCCAGGTGAAGCTGCTCTACTACGCGATCTTCGGGTTCATGGGCCTGGTGCTCTTTCTGGTGGTGCTGCTGGCCACGGCCAATACGCTGCTCATGTCCGTCATGGAGCGCGTCCGCGAGTTCGGTGTCCTGCGGGCCATGGGCCTCCAGCCGGGCCAGCTGGTGGCCCTGCTCCAGTGGGAGGGCGCCTTCCTGGGCCTGCTGGGCAGCGCCCTGGGCCTGGCGGCGACGCTGCTGCTCCGCGCGGGCCTCAATGCCCTGCACATCCAGATGCCCGCCCCGCCCGGCACCAGCCACGGCTATGAGCTGGACATCCACTTCGTCCCGATGGTCTATGCCATCGTGGCCCTCGGTCTCCAGGCCACGCTCCAGCTGAGCGCCCTGTTCCCGGGCCTGAAGGCCGCGCGGCTGCGCATCGTGGAGGCGCTTCGACATGTTTAAGGCCCCTCGTTCCGCCTGGTGGCTGGCCACCGGCTTCGGCAGCGGCTACCTGAAGCCGGCGCCAGGTACCTGGGGCAGTCTGGCCGGAGTGGCGGCCTGGCTCGGCTTGGTCTGGATCATCCGGGGCTGGGCCCTCCCGGCCTGGGTCTTCTTCGCGGCCCCGCTGGCCCTCACCCTGATGGCCGTCTGGGCGGCGGATGGCGTGGTGCAGGAGACCGGCCAGAAGGATCCCCCGTTTGTCGTCGCCGATGAGTGGGCCGGCGTCTGGATCGCCCTCACCCCCCTGCTCTTCACCAGCACGCTGCAGCCGCAGCCGTGGAGCCTCTGGGCCGCGCGCCTGGTGGCCCCCTTCCTGCTGTTCCGGCTCTTCGACATCTGGAAGCCGGGTGTGGTGGATCGCTCCCAGCACCTGCCCGGGGGCTGGGGCGTGGTGATGGACGATGTGCTGGCGGGCCTTCTGGCCGCCCTGCTCGTCTGGCCCCTGGACCGCTGGCTGGGCGCCCAGTCGCTCCTGCACCCGGAGCTGTGGCGCTAGCCTGCGGTTTCCGACAGCAGCTTCCGCCACACGGCGGGCTCGCTGAGGCGGCCGGTCTCGTCGAAGTGCCTGCTCTCGATGAGGTAGCGGTAGCCCTGCTCGGTGAGGAAGAGCTGGCGGTTCCGCGCGAACTCCTGCTCGGTGGTGTCGCGGCTGATGAGCGAGTAGAAGTAGCTCACGTTGCGCTCGCCCTTGGGGCGCAGGATGCGGCCCAGGCGCTGGGCCTCCTCCTGCCGCGAGCCGAAGGTGCCGCTCACCTGGATGGCCACCGAGGCGTCCGGCAGGTCGATGGCGAAGTTGGCCACCTTGCTCACGATGAGCACTCTCAGCTGGCCCTCGCGGAACTGCCGGAAGAGCGACTCGCGCTCCTTCTCCGGGGTCTGCCCCGTGAGCACCGGGGCGCCGAGCCGTTCGCCGATGATGCGGAGCTGCTCTAGGTACTGGCCTATGATGAGGATGTTGTCAGTGGGATGGCCCGCCAGCAGCTCGTCCATCACGACCATCTTCAGGCTGTTCTCGCTGGCGATGCGGAAGCGCTGGCGCTGGTCGGCCACCGCGTACTCCATGCGCTCGTCCGTGGGCAGGGGGACGCGGATCTCCAGGCAGTGGGCCGTGGCGATGAAGCCGTCCTTCTCCAGCATCTTCCAGGGTACGTCCACGCGCTTGGGGCCGATGAGACTGAAGACATCCTCCTCCTTGCCGTCCTCGCGCACGAGCGTGGCCGTGAGGCCCAGGCGCCGCTTGGCTTGCAGCTCGGCCACCGCCCGGAACACCGGGGCGGGCAGCATGTGCACCTCGTCGTAGATCACCAGGCCCCAGTTGGCCGCCTCGAAGAGCTTGAAGTGCTCGAAGGGGCCCGTCTTGCTGCGGCGGTAGGTGAGGATCTGGTAGGTGGCGATGGTGACCGGCTTGATCTCCTTGGTGTCGCCCGTGTAGAGGCCCACCTGGTCCTCGGTCAGCGAGGTCTTGTCCAGCAGCTCCTGCTTCCACTGCTTCACGGCGGTGCCGTTGGTGGTCAGCACCAGCGTGTGCGTCTGCAGGCTGCCCATGCAGCCGATGCCGATGACGGTCTTGCCGGCCCCGCAGGGCAGCACCAGCACGCCGGCGCCGCCGTCGGGCCCGCCACCCGCGTGGAAGACATCCACGGCGGCCTGCTGGTAGTGGCGCAGGCCGAAGGGCTTGCCGTTCTGCTTGGTGGTGGGGGACAGCTCGAAGGGCAGCGGATCGCCGGGCTTGTAGCCGGCCATGTCCTGGACGGGATGGCCCAGGCGGATGAGCTGCAGCTTGGCCTCGCCGCGCATGCCGGTCTGGAGGAAGATGCCCTTCTCGTCCGGGTAGGGCTCCGCCAGCAGGCCCTGCAGGGACTTCTGGTTCTCCAGCTCCCAGAAGAGCCCGCGGTCATCCATCTCCAGGGCCAGGCGGTCCCCCTTGGCCACCAGGCGCAGCTTGCCGTAGCGGGTGCCGTGGTCCTCGATCTCCTGCAGCAGGTTCTGCGGCACGGGGTACTTGGACCAGGTATTCAAGGTCTCGATCATGTCCCCGCAGGCCACCCCGGAGGCCGAGGCGTTCCACAGGCTGAGGGGCGTGATGCGGTAGGTGTGGATGTGCTCGGGGCTCTTCACCAGCTCCGCGAAGCGGGCCAGCTCATCCCGCACCTGCTCGAACGCCGGGTGCGCCACCTCGAGCAGCAGCGTGCGGTCGCTCTGGACGATCAGCGGATTGTCGGGACGGAGGGCGATCACGGTGGCGGCAGACCCAAACCTCCAGCCTAGGGGTCCCCGGCGGCAGGGTCAACGTGCGGCTCCGGCCGAAGACCCGGCCCAGGGCAGGAAAAGCCAACTGGCGCGGGGGTTTTGCTGTCGTATAGTTTGAGATCCCCCCGGCCCATGCTCCTGCTTCCACCCTGGCCACCGGGGATCCCTCCAGGAGACGCCATGCACGGCCGGGCGACCAAGTTCCTCTCCCTCCTCATCTTGTCTGCGGCCCTGTCCGGCCTGGCGGCCCAGGAGGGGAACCCGGGCGAGCGCCGCCGGGACCTGCCCTACCGCAAGAGCCCCCATGCCCTCAGCGGCCACGACCGGGCGGATCTGCGTCGGGACTGGAATCTCTTCTGGTTCAACGGCAAGGCCAGCCCCGACTACCTGGACTACAAGAACCAGGTGGCCGTGCGGGAGGCCGGGGCCTGGGCTCCCCGCCGCCTCCAGTTCACCGCCGGGTCCACCCTGGCCGCCCCCCTGGCCACCGGCCCGGCGGGCGTGGGCGGCACCTGGACCAACCTGGGGCCCTTCTCGCAGCTCACCAACACTACCCCCGACATCGACAGCGGCCGCCCGGTGGCCATCGTGCCCCACCCCACCGCGCCCACCCTCTACCTGGCCACCAGCGGCGGCGGCGTGTTCCGATGCGACAACGCGGACCCCGCCCTGGCCGGCGCCTGGACCTGGTACTCGGTCACGGATTCGCTACCCACCAGCAGCAGTGGCGGCAACGTCGCCGTGGGCGCCCTGGCCATGAGCCCGGTGAATCCCAGCGTCCTCTACCTGGGCGCCGGCGATTTCTTCGATGCCGAGGGCCGCGGCTTCTTCAAGACCACCGACGGCGGCACCACCTGGACCGCCGCCCCCACCTCGAGTCTCGGCACCGCCACCCGCTCCTACGCCATCCTCCCCCTGGATGCCAGCCGCGTCCTGTGGGCCACGAACGCCGGCCTCAGGATCTCCACCGATGGCGGCGCCACCTTCACCGGCGCCACGGGCGGGCCCGCCACGGGCCAGGTCTGGTCCCTGCAGAAGCTCACCGCCACCGACCTGGTCTGCTCCGTGGAGGCCACCAGCGGCTCCGCGAGCGCCGGGTCCATCTACTACTCCAGCAACGCCGGCGCCACCTGGACCCAGGCCGCCCTGCCCACCTTCAGCTTCACGCCGGGCCGCATCACCACCGCCGCGGCCCATGACGGCGCCACGGTCTACGCCATCCTCGAGGACACCACCAGCAGCAGCACCAAGGTCGCGCGGGGCGTCCTCAAGAGCACCGACAAGGGTGCCACCTGGACCTGGCTGGCGGCCCCCACGGCGCCCGGAGGCCTCTTCCAGGGCACGGGCCCCCAGATGACCGGCGATGGCGGCCAGGGCTGGTACAACCACGGGCTCGCGGTGGATCCCAACAACGCGTCGCGGATCTTCGTCGGGGCGAACCTGGCCCTCTACCGGTCCATGGACGGCGGCGCGACCTGGGCCCAGCTCACCCACTGGTACGGCAGCGGCCATGTCTATGCCCATGCCGACTTCCATGCCACGGCCTGGTCGCCGGACGGCGCCACCCTCTACGTGGCCAATGATGGCGGCTTGGCCGTGGTGCGGGATCCCTTCCAGCCCACCATCCCCACATCCTCCTTCGACCTGACCTTCCTCGACAACCGGCGGAACCTGGGCCTGGCCTCCCACATGGCCTACAACGTGGGCTCCACCACGGCGGCCAGCCCCGCCGATTCCAAGTGGCGGATCTCCCTGGGCCTCCAGGACAACGGCACCCGCCTGCGCCAGCCCGCCACGGCAGGGGGATCGCTCACGGGCACCGAGGGGGTCTTCGAGGACCTGATCGGCGGCGACGGGTTCGCCACCATCTTCCATCCCACCGACGGGAACCAAGTCCTCGGCAGCCTCTATTACACCGACATTTACAAGGCCACGGACGGCGGAGCCACTCCCAAAAGCTTCGTGGAGTCCATTTCCGGAATCACCGAGGCAAACAACAAGGACCTCGCGCCCTTTGCCCCCTATCTCGCGCCTGGCGACAAGGCGCGGCCCTCGGTGGTGTACACCTCCACCAACGGTAAGGTCTACCAAAGCACCAATTTCGGCGGAGCCTGGGCGGCCCTGGGCACCGCGGGCCTGCCGGCGCCCCTGGACATGTCCTCTACCACTACGACCAATGAGCTGTTCATCCGCAGCCTGGCGGCCTCCCCCAGCGACCCGAACACCCTGGGCATCGCCGCCAACCAGTCGCGGGTCTACCTCACTTCCAACGGGGGCTCCTCCTGGACCAAGGCCGGGAGCCTGCCGGGAACCGGGGCCTCCCTAAGCTGCATCGCGTTCGATCCCGCCTCCGTCACCACAGTGTACGTGGGCTCCGTGGCCACCAGCGCCACGGCCAACCACCTATGGAAGAGCACCAACGGCGGCGCCACCTGGTCCGCCATCGACACGGGCACCGGTTTCCCTTTCGGCATTCCGGTGCATGTGGTGAAACCGGATCCCGTCACGGCCCGAAAGGTCTATGCGGGCACGGACTTCGGCGTCTACGTGAGCAGCGACGGCGGCACCACCTGGGCCCGCTTCGGCAGCAACATGCCCCTGGTGGCCGTGCGCGACCTCTACCTGGCCCCGGACGGCACCTTCGTCCGAGCGGCGACCTATGGGCGGGGCGTGTGGGAGATCCGCACGGCCCTGAACTTCGATCTGAACGGTGACGGCACGGTGGACCTGCGCGACCTCCTCTTCTTCGCCAAGTATTACGGCACCGCCAACACCACTTGCGACCTGAACGGCGACGGCACGGTGGATGACAAGGACCTCACCCTTCTGCTTGCCGGCCTGTGAGGAGAACGATCATGACCCACCTGAAGACCTTCCTCACCGGTTCCACCGCGCTGGCGCTGGGGGCTATGCTGGCCTGCGGCGGGGGGGGTGGGGGCTCATCAGCGCCCGCACCGGCGCCCACGGCCACGAGCCTGGGCTACACGGACCCCACCTCCGGCACCTACCTGCTGAAGAAGAACACCGCCCTCTCCACCGCCACCCACCTGGTCATGGA
This DNA window, taken from Geothrix edaphica, encodes the following:
- the rimO gene encoding 30S ribosomal protein S12 methylthiotransferase RimO, which translates into the protein MTKVGFMSLGCPKNLVDSEVMLGHLRLKGYQITPVLEEAQVLVVNTCGFIDAAKQESVEAILQAASMKKEGACEKLIVAGCLVERYRDELMTELPEIDACIGTRDIEQIAEVIGAGAAFELNPNPDYLYTEASPRMLTTPKASAYLKISEGCDHACAFCVIPQLRGAQRSRSIESVVAEAKNLVAQGVLEISLVGQDTTDYGRDFGDPDALEKLVRALGSVEGLRWFRIHYAYPNRLTDGLLHAMADTPNCARYLDMPLQHADAAILKAMARGGSRTQFLKLLEKVRRIVPGIAIRSNFIVGFPGEDEAAFEELKAFVQEARFDHVGVFTYSPEEGTTAHGLGDPVAKRTKEARKRRILELQQKIAREKNQEKVGTVIDVLVEGAHEETDLLVKGRHQGQAPEIDGNVLLVDGAPQVNTIQRVRIVKAHAYDLIGEVEEGGLEATTAAYEASFRAKRA
- a CDS encoding DUF5916 domain-containing protein, translated to MRHPALAFACLPILASQAPHPPHLAIPRLAQAPSMARDADLSTWKEALVITEFGMIMPDDKGENRWPTIVHVGWGPDALYVAVEARDPEPSKIHAARHMRDTNNGDFDFVGVDLDPSGKGQSIARFFVTPLGGQIDEIMTDSTGENASYDCLWDSTGVLTPDGYVVKMRIPYSSLRRRPGDWAFRILRIIPRERRYGISWPRMSKDVQCDICQMARVSGAPVDKPGSPFLVIPFATYSRTQSLETDPVAPVESKARLGMDVRYATTALTFEGTYRPDFATADADVDPLQINSRFRVFYPERRPFFLEGMDLLSPPSAQRQFFSRSIQSPLYGLKASGQGSLASWTVLHAKDDDGGLMLSANGARGVEGLPTRDTAAALRFQLDGRGSGLSFLGTDKRLQGGPDAAGGLIGGQSGGLYLDQYLGSEFHFIGSAMTATSHLPQADGSLLSQRGTSTSAELDWNTRHWFAYAINQTTSPGLVLVSGFTDLRGYRQQTAAIGWQGNWNGGRFSQANASLRGRRLSWWDGNPFDRAVGLSAYVETADRWAWSVDWDIAGRTWANDEVTSNATRNINMALSWKKFSWAQMLARVVQGRTIDLATGAPARLHTTSFSSHGALGDVCYDLTAQKTELNRESDDLLLVRARKLTTTATYQMPRFFYLKAQAFVVRYDGSEIDGVDKFLKAFLGWQPNAFTNAYVGWSGQRRRDPLAIAPAERMVERGLFAKLAWAMQF
- a CDS encoding ABC transporter ATP-binding protein yields the protein MLQFRNLTRAYELGGERAGVFGVSLAVPKGCLAVLAGPSGSGKTTLLQLAGLLDQPDEGAVLLNGQEVSSLSERERCDLRLRHLGFVFQAFNLVPVLSALENVMLPLHLQGIAEAEARRRAERALDRVGLADRLHHRPGQLSGGQQQRAAIARALAPDPLLVLADEPTASLDHAHGGPLMDLMAELAAERGATFLVASHDPAVIARANHVFRLADGRLIEEEHL
- a CDS encoding ABC transporter permease encodes the protein MILPRLALRNLLRQRRRTALTLMVVVAGFLALALAGGFMAQTFQGLSDSAIRGGLGHLQVMPPGAMEGDEAQSLEKALPDGEALAARLRRDPAVAEVLPRTQFMGLLSSGAKSVAFLGTAVDPVLEPQHMACLGALKDGAKAPGGAGSRWLSVDPSAREVVLGAGLARSLGASVGSALTLMSTTRDGALNAVDVEVVGLQDLGLRELNDRLLTVSLATAGQLVDAGPARSRLSVVLKRPQDTAAELARIQALLPETSVKPWFELASFYRQVKLLYYAIFGFMGLVLFLVVLLATANTLLMSVMERVREFGVLRAMGLQPGQLVALLQWEGAFLGLLGSALGLAATLLLRAGLNALHIQMPAPPGTSHGYELDIHFVPMVYAIVALGLQATLQLSALFPGLKAARLRIVEALRHV
- a CDS encoding phosphatidylglycerophosphatase A; protein product: MFKAPRSAWWLATGFGSGYLKPAPGTWGSLAGVAAWLGLVWIIRGWALPAWVFFAAPLALTLMAVWAADGVVQETGQKDPPFVVADEWAGVWIALTPLLFTSTLQPQPWSLWAARLVAPFLLFRLFDIWKPGVVDRSQHLPGGWGVVMDDVLAGLLAALLVWPLDRWLGAQSLLHPELWR
- a CDS encoding DNA repair helicase XPB, with the translated sequence MIALRPDNPLIVQSDRTLLLEVAHPAFEQVRDELARFAELVKSPEHIHTYRITPLSLWNASASGVACGDMIETLNTWSKYPVPQNLLQEIEDHGTRYGKLRLVAKGDRLALEMDDRGLFWELENQKSLQGLLAEPYPDEKGIFLQTGMRGEAKLQLIRLGHPVQDMAGYKPGDPLPFELSPTTKQNGKPFGLRHYQQAAVDVFHAGGGPDGGAGVLVLPCGAGKTVIGIGCMGSLQTHTLVLTTNGTAVKQWKQELLDKTSLTEDQVGLYTGDTKEIKPVTIATYQILTYRRSKTGPFEHFKLFEAANWGLVIYDEVHMLPAPVFRAVAELQAKRRLGLTATLVREDGKEEDVFSLIGPKRVDVPWKMLEKDGFIATAHCLEIRVPLPTDERMEYAVADQRQRFRIASENSLKMVVMDELLAGHPTDNILIIGQYLEQLRIIGERLGAPVLTGQTPEKERESLFRQFREGQLRVLIVSKVANFAIDLPDASVAIQVSGTFGSRQEEAQRLGRILRPKGERNVSYFYSLISRDTTEQEFARNRQLFLTEQGYRYLIESRHFDETGRLSEPAVWRKLLSETAG
- a CDS encoding dockerin type I domain-containing protein, whose amino-acid sequence is MHGRATKFLSLLILSAALSGLAAQEGNPGERRRDLPYRKSPHALSGHDRADLRRDWNLFWFNGKASPDYLDYKNQVAVREAGAWAPRRLQFTAGSTLAAPLATGPAGVGGTWTNLGPFSQLTNTTPDIDSGRPVAIVPHPTAPTLYLATSGGGVFRCDNADPALAGAWTWYSVTDSLPTSSSGGNVAVGALAMSPVNPSVLYLGAGDFFDAEGRGFFKTTDGGTTWTAAPTSSLGTATRSYAILPLDASRVLWATNAGLRISTDGGATFTGATGGPATGQVWSLQKLTATDLVCSVEATSGSASAGSIYYSSNAGATWTQAALPTFSFTPGRITTAAAHDGATVYAILEDTTSSSTKVARGVLKSTDKGATWTWLAAPTAPGGLFQGTGPQMTGDGGQGWYNHGLAVDPNNASRIFVGANLALYRSMDGGATWAQLTHWYGSGHVYAHADFHATAWSPDGATLYVANDGGLAVVRDPFQPTIPTSSFDLTFLDNRRNLGLASHMAYNVGSTTAASPADSKWRISLGLQDNGTRLRQPATAGGSLTGTEGVFEDLIGGDGFATIFHPTDGNQVLGSLYYTDIYKATDGGATPKSFVESISGITEANNKDLAPFAPYLAPGDKARPSVVYTSTNGKVYQSTNFGGAWAALGTAGLPAPLDMSSTTTTNELFIRSLAASPSDPNTLGIAANQSRVYLTSNGGSSWTKAGSLPGTGASLSCIAFDPASVTTVYVGSVATSATANHLWKSTNGGATWSAIDTGTGFPFGIPVHVVKPDPVTARKVYAGTDFGVYVSSDGGTTWARFGSNMPLVAVRDLYLAPDGTFVRAATYGRGVWEIRTALNFDLNGDGTVDLRDLLFFAKYYGTANTTCDLNGDGTVDDKDLTLLLAGL